A window of Argopecten irradians isolate NY chromosome 1, Ai_NY, whole genome shotgun sequence contains these coding sequences:
- the LOC138323474 gene encoding uncharacterized protein, translated as MGLYTRLLFVGFTLTLYASWCGSVSQSGVFHWLVEDRFDEIMDRMSSVTADNCRSKPKDKLRLPMETVSQLPRYNMLLSTVIYSNRSQLLHLHNMALNRAFFYSFIYQRQNRSEDFMNQPGLQYLYMAATADVTGSEGFINGSALYFDNHCSYPQWYLYNGVEFNKTLPLFGPRAWRTDDYNEPTNWLREPTNNTVDIHDYGAGTMKNYTSDAFKAAPWYSAWLPDDDKSQDSLRKFTYFVNVKFSNATGQFTHKEFEGIDFFGPPQPGQSDRGVSLPVEWTMPYFDCGRSNRWIVSAHSPVVEYMPRYSNWTHLRRPRFVAVVTQDIEFERIDFNPCPKSEGNPDPNYFKDTARCKPTTMCEPLNGYGFRRGGYQCVCRPGYYFPWWHGGPFLGDEIEIATEDEYMNNFDCLPVEELQVIPNEMPTFVQRRRKRSTLVAKKSTLFNIITSQQSPRVKLVARRAVPKDSMKEKLRNRRHIPRYEGQSKKVRNKRDLFDADRRVKMDKILLRKAQTNSGNCKTKMPYELFLPGDVAFGVEKQFEAQGRTALRLAHFLSDFLQNVDEYENFGSMTGDRRLNETHLFGEVIANVMSDFKILGSGVFFERYKFRMSPPINNTDPRFTNGIVREFFGPYAWRKQTKTGDGLDEFFAVDSAGYSRYYTDEVWYRTIKSRWQTNFHSLIKYTAKPMVRSDVNGTSLVRFEYYPIQYYAPKYEHGEWLRPEFKCDDRVMDWVVTYVVPFFGFNELKTMLEFKGVVKVDVKLDYLDINQCPQDFYVANAFKNTAKCDFKSTYCIPIPGKRFQTGSYKCECRQGYEYPFNDLAWFYDGQTMEEEYSKKLKGEPNRYGTLKCRIAGAASVVANWILMSGSFLAFLLLQRW; from the exons ATGGGTTTGTATACACGGCTATTGTTTGTAGGTTTTACCTTGACGCTGTATGCGTCGTGGTGCGGAAGTGTGTCGCAGTCGGGCGTTTTCCACTGGCTAGTAGAGGATCGATTCGACGAAATTATGGACAGAATGTCGTCGGTTACAGCAGATAACTGTAGGTCCAAACCAAAAGACAAACTCCGCCTGCCAATGGAAACTGTTTCACAGTTACCCCGGTACAATATGTTGCTCAGTACCGTGATTTACTCGAACAGATCACAACTTTTACATCTACACAACATGGCTCTAAATCGAGCTTTTTTCTACAGTTTCATATACCAGAGGCAGAACAGGTCTGAAGATTTCATGAACCAACCTGGTTTGCAGTACCTGTATATGGCGGCTACCGCCGACGTGACGGGGAGCGAGGGGTTTATAAACGGATCAGCTCTGTATTTCGATAATCATTGTAGTTACCCCCAATGGTACCTCTATAACGGTGTGGAATTCAACAAAACACTTCCCCTGTTTGGGCCTCGCGCGTGGAGAACCGATGATTATAACGAGCCGACTAATTGGTTACGAGAACCTACTAACAACACTGTGGACATTCACGATTATGGCGCAGGAACTATGAAAAATTATACAAGTGATGCTTTCAAAGCAGCCCCCTGGTACTCTGCGTGGCTTCCGGACGATGACAAAAGCCAGGACTCCCTCAGAAAGTTTACCTATTTCGTAAATGTCAAGTTTTCCAATGCCACTGGACAGTTCACCCACAAGGAATTTGAAGGGATCGATTTTTTCGGCCCCCCTCAGCCTGGTCAGTCCGACAGGGGTGTATCCCTCCCAGTCGAATGGACGATGCCATATTTCGACTGTGGCCGTTCCAACAGGTGGATCGTAAGTGCTCACTCACCTGTTGTGGAATATATGCCTAGATACTCCAACTGGACCCATCTCCGTAGACCCAG ATTTGTCGCTGTGGTGACCCAGGATATTGAATTCGAGAGAATAGACTTCAACCCCTGTCCTAAGAGTGAGGGAAACCCGGACCCGAACTACTTCAAGGACACTGCCCGCTGTAAACCTACAACCATG TGTGAGCCATTGAATGGGTATGGATTCCGTAGAGGTGGCTACCAGTGTGTGTGCCGGCCAGGATATTACTTTCCCTGGTGGCATGGTGGTCCATTCCTGGGAGACGAGATTGAGATCGCGACTGAAGATGAATATATGAACAACTTTGATTGTCTTCCTGTTGAAG AGCTTCAGGTGATACCAAATGAGATGCCGACGTTTGTTCAGAGGAGAAGGAAGAGATCAACTTTGGTGGCTAAAAAATCAACTTTGTTTAACATCATTACCTCACAGCAGAGTCCTAGAGTAAAGTTAGTTGCGAGGAGAGCTGTACCAAAAGACTCAATGAAAGAAAAGCTCAGAAATCGTAGACATATTCCGCGTTACGAAGGACAGTCCAAGAAAGTCAGAAATAAACGAGATTTATTTGATGCTGACAGGAGAGTTAAAATGGACAAGATTTTATTGAGAAAGGCCCAAACCAATTCTGGAAACTGTAAGACAAAGATGCCCTATGAACTTTTCCTTCCAGGAGATGTTGCATTTGGTGTCGAAAAACAATTTGAGGCTCAGGGACGTACAGCTCTCCgtctggcccacttcctgtctGACTTCTTGCAGAATGTTGATGAGTATGAGAATTTCGGCAGTATGACTGGTGACAGGCGTTTGAATGAAACGCATCTGTTTGGAGAAGTTATTGCTAATGTTATGTCTGATTTTAAAATCCTGGGCAGTGGTGTTTTCTTCGAGCGTTACAAATTTCGCATGTCGCCTCCGATAAACAATACTGATCCCAGATTTACCAACGGCATTGTGAGAGAGTTTTTTGGCCCCTATGCATGGAGGAAACAGACCAAGACGGGAGATGGTTTGGACGAGTTCTTTGCCGTAGATTCAGCTGGGTACTCTAGATACTACACAGATGAAGTGTGGTATAGAACAATTAAATCAAGATGGCAGACTAATTTCCATAGTCTCATTAAGTACACAGCAAAACCCATGGTGAGATCTGATGTTAATGGTACAAGCCTTGTCCGATTTGAGTACTATCCCATCCAATACTACGCACCAAAGTACGAACACGGAGAATGGCTGAGACCTGAGTTCAAATGTGATGACCGAGTTATGGACTGGGTAGTGACATACGTTGTCCCATTCTTTGGATTTAATGAGCTGAAGACAATGCTAGAGTTCAA AGGAGTTGTGAAAGTTGATGTCAAATTGGATTACCTGGATATTAACCAATGTCCCCAAGACTTCTATGTAGCCAACGCTTTCAAAAATACTGCAAAGTGTGACTTCAAATCCACTTAT TGTATTCCCATTCCTGGCAAAAGATTCCAAACAGGATCCTACAAGTGTGAATGTCGCCAGGGATATGAGTATCCATTTAATGATCTGGCTTGGTTTTATGACGGCCAAACAATGGAGGAAGAATATTCTAAGAAATTGAAAGGAGAACCTAACAG gtaCGGAACTCTCAAGTGTCGAATCGCTGGTGCTGCTTCTGTGGTTGCCAACTGGATTTTAATGTCTGGATCGTTCCTGGCTTTCCTCCTCCTCCAGCGCTGGTAG